In Leptospira sp. WS58.C1, a single genomic region encodes these proteins:
- a CDS encoding DUF3332 family protein: MVKNVLKKIILTLVLVGASFGSLANCFGKFALVRVFYNANDGINVGGGLLAKIVKTVLFYIPFGFLMAIGGFIDFLLFNLIEFWSGSNPVGLNEYDKEGRFAKSFEQDGEKLTLVYTDFGSRLDLTAVSKEGKSETLTAFRSQPGKFFVEREGNLSEIEVTSQSVGSQVILKLTEQGKLKSSKVVEAQSLQDLQLRAAESL; encoded by the coding sequence ATGGTGAAAAACGTTTTAAAAAAAATCATCCTGACCTTGGTCCTGGTAGGAGCTAGCTTCGGTTCTTTGGCGAACTGTTTCGGAAAATTCGCACTTGTAAGAGTTTTCTACAATGCCAACGACGGGATCAATGTGGGCGGCGGCCTTCTTGCAAAAATCGTAAAAACGGTTCTGTTCTACATTCCTTTCGGATTTTTAATGGCAATCGGTGGATTTATCGACTTTCTTCTATTCAACCTGATCGAGTTCTGGTCCGGCAGTAACCCGGTAGGATTAAACGAGTACGATAAAGAAGGAAGATTCGCAAAATCTTTCGAACAAGACGGAGAAAAACTGACTTTAGTTTATACCGATTTCGGTTCCAGATTGGATCTGACTGCAGTTTCTAAAGAAGGGAAATCGGAAACCCTGACCGCTTTTCGTTCTCAACCCGGTAAATTTTTCGTAGAGAGAGAAGGAAATCTTTCCGAGATCGAAGTTACATCGCAATCCGTCGGATCCCAAGTGATCTTAAAACTTACCGAGCAAGGTAAATTAAAATCTTCTAAAGTAGTTGAAGCTCAAAGTTTGCAGGATCTGCAATTAAGAGCGGCAGAATCCCTTTAA
- a CDS encoding MBOAT family O-acyltransferase: MIFPTLEFFLFFSFVFVTHWYILPALIPEPKLRKSSIHIFLLIMSYIFYMSWNWKFGGLILLSTVIDFFLADLIFESKDQSFRKKMIVISLVLNLVFILGFFKYYGFLSENLNAFLVTLGFPSLFPILKIVLPVGISFYTFQSLSYTIDVYRGAIPSEKNFIKFALFVSFFPQLVAGPIVTAKSFLPQLQTEKKIEDIPFRKAIRYFLMGYFKKVVLSDNISPIADLIFKNPDAYSTEALWLGAFLFWVQVYCDFSGYTDMAYSAALLLGYELPENFRMPYISQSVTEHWRRWHITLSSWLRDYVYISLGGNRVGLFRHRFNVWFTMFVGGIWHGANWTFLIWGSIQGGFLLIESVLKEWKAKLFPNLTVPDSWDKLLTPVRVLYASSVAVTFGVIFRSANIESALKMIHGMYIYQSGELRPYMLKQGIPAILCVIIGHYLGWLIYEKGKELKIPAWLEFSLYPLIAFCFAVLSPDGEIPFIYFDF; encoded by the coding sequence GTGATCTTTCCCACACTGGAATTTTTTCTTTTTTTCTCCTTCGTATTTGTAACCCATTGGTACATTTTGCCGGCGCTTATCCCGGAGCCAAAGTTACGCAAATCGTCTATCCATATCTTCCTACTCATCATGAGTTATATCTTCTATATGAGCTGGAACTGGAAGTTCGGCGGTTTGATCTTATTATCCACGGTAATCGATTTCTTTTTAGCGGACCTGATCTTCGAATCCAAGGACCAAAGTTTCCGCAAGAAGATGATCGTAATCAGCCTGGTATTGAACCTTGTATTCATTTTAGGTTTTTTTAAATATTACGGTTTCTTGAGCGAAAATCTGAATGCGTTCTTGGTTACTTTAGGTTTCCCGAGTTTATTCCCGATTCTTAAAATTGTTCTTCCTGTTGGGATTTCCTTCTACACCTTCCAGAGTTTGAGTTATACGATAGACGTATACAGGGGGGCGATTCCTTCCGAAAAAAACTTCATAAAATTTGCGTTATTCGTATCCTTTTTTCCTCAATTGGTGGCAGGACCGATCGTTACTGCCAAAAGTTTTTTACCTCAATTACAAACCGAGAAAAAGATAGAAGATATACCATTCAGAAAAGCGATCCGTTATTTTCTAATGGGTTATTTTAAGAAGGTCGTATTGTCGGATAATATTTCCCCGATCGCGGATCTGATCTTTAAAAACCCGGATGCCTATTCTACGGAGGCTCTTTGGTTGGGAGCATTTCTTTTCTGGGTCCAGGTTTATTGCGATTTTAGCGGTTACACGGATATGGCCTATTCTGCGGCGCTGCTTTTAGGTTACGAGTTACCAGAGAATTTTAGAATGCCTTATATTTCTCAGTCGGTTACGGAACACTGGAGAAGGTGGCATATCACTCTTTCTAGTTGGCTTAGGGATTATGTGTATATCTCTCTGGGCGGGAATCGTGTGGGACTCTTCCGCCATAGATTTAACGTTTGGTTCACGATGTTCGTGGGAGGGATTTGGCACGGAGCCAATTGGACCTTCTTGATCTGGGGTTCTATCCAAGGCGGATTTCTATTAATAGAATCTGTATTAAAAGAATGGAAAGCGAAATTATTCCCGAACCTAACCGTTCCCGATTCTTGGGATAAATTATTAACCCCCGTTAGAGTTCTATACGCAAGTTCGGTGGCAGTCACCTTCGGGGTGATCTTCCGTTCCGCAAATATAGAATCCGCTCTGAAAATGATCCATGGAATGTACATATATCAGAGCGGGGAACTGAGACCTTATATGTTAAAACAAGGGATCCCTGCGATACTTTGTGTGATCATTGGACATTATCTAGGTTGGCTGATTTACGAAAAAGGAAAGGAGTTGAAGATCCCGGCTTGGTTGGAATTTTCTCTCTATCCTTTGATCGCATTTTGTTTTGCGGTCTTAAGTCCCGACGGAGAGATCCCTTTTATTTACTTCGATTTCTGA
- a CDS encoding PilZ domain-containing protein gives MSDPDQKPRSPRFYPRDFDEYIVQVDSGLITLEGKLGNISESGICILMSGEDLPGSVPIEGSVIERRTGKRLEFLGDVVWKIPKQVDSKQKFLYGIRFRDPLELTESLILINLSLEG, from the coding sequence ATGAGCGACCCCGATCAAAAACCTAGGAGCCCAAGATTTTATCCCAGAGATTTCGATGAGTACATCGTGCAGGTGGATTCCGGGCTCATTACCTTGGAAGGAAAACTAGGCAATATTTCCGAGTCAGGTATTTGCATTTTAATGAGTGGAGAAGATCTGCCGGGCTCCGTTCCGATCGAAGGTTCTGTCATCGAAAGAAGAACCGGTAAACGTTTGGAATTTTTAGGGGACGTAGTTTGGAAAATCCCGAAACAGGTAGATTCTAAACAAAAGTTCTTATATGGGATACGCTTTAGAGATCCTTTGGAATTAACTGAGTCCCTAATACTCATCAATCTTTCCTTAGAAGGTTAA
- a CDS encoding RNA polymerase sigma factor translates to MIETDNPHRKQTVREKEIQLLKRIKEGDDKAYIELTGPYRERLYRKAVSMVKDGDDAEDIVQDALISGYRSIRNFRAESGVYTWLYRIVVNKSKDLLAKRKRARENSMDDSEFQVTDDRISFEKKVELSDESNYLINKIGELEDIYKEVIELRYFEEMSYSQIAEILGTNIGTVKSRLFKAKEFLKHLIMKDGKGEGFFR, encoded by the coding sequence ATGATCGAAACCGATAATCCTCATCGCAAACAAACCGTACGAGAAAAAGAAATCCAGCTTCTAAAACGGATCAAAGAAGGGGATGACAAGGCATATATAGAACTTACCGGCCCTTATCGGGAGAGATTGTATAGAAAAGCTGTCTCCATGGTAAAAGACGGGGATGACGCAGAAGACATCGTCCAAGACGCCCTGATCTCTGGATACCGTTCAATACGCAATTTTAGGGCAGAATCCGGGGTTTATACCTGGTTGTACCGGATCGTAGTTAATAAGTCCAAGGACCTTCTGGCCAAAAGGAAACGAGCCCGGGAGAATTCCATGGATGATTCCGAGTTTCAGGTCACCGATGATCGTATTAGCTTCGAAAAAAAAGTAGAACTTTCCGACGAGAGTAACTATCTAATCAACAAAATAGGTGAGCTTGAGGATATATATAAAGAAGTCATCGAGCTCCGGTATTTCGAGGAAATGTCCTATTCACAAATAGCAGAGATCCTCGGAACCAATATCGGAACAGTCAAAAGCCGGCTCTTTAAGGCAAAGGAATTTTTGAAACATCTGATTATGAAAGATGGGAAGGGCGAAGGCTTTTTTAGGTAG
- a CDS encoding LIMLP_12425 family protein — MEKQTSKQQSTRFGFSAIFQKEDPDLVKLENSLVRAVSELRMEQMKDIRLSKDFDLRLQNLLKDVRFDEETSWSKFSRSFVWNRSFQYSLSAALAILVLAVTVGRFSSSNETSLAERSGTLTVGEDREFVDLPSSARVDVDLNSRHLLEISRNPQASKTLGALEQYFIEKGDYRTAQEIRQVLESTSK, encoded by the coding sequence ATGGAAAAACAAACAAGTAAACAGCAGAGCACGAGATTCGGATTCTCGGCAATTTTTCAGAAAGAAGATCCGGATCTTGTTAAATTAGAAAATTCTTTAGTTCGAGCAGTCTCCGAATTAAGAATGGAACAGATGAAGGATATCCGTCTTTCTAAGGATTTCGATCTTCGACTGCAGAATCTCCTCAAAGATGTCCGATTCGATGAAGAAACCTCCTGGTCCAAGTTTTCCCGCAGTTTTGTCTGGAACCGTTCTTTCCAGTACTCCCTGAGTGCAGCTCTTGCAATCTTAGTTCTCGCAGTAACAGTAGGCCGATTCTCTTCTTCCAACGAAACAAGTTTGGCAGAAAGATCGGGAACCCTAACCGTCGGTGAAGACCGCGAATTCGTGGATCTTCCTTCTTCTGCAAGAGTGGATGTGGATCTGAATTCACGTCATCTTCTGGAAATTTCCAGAAATCCCCAAGCTTCTAAAACCTTAGGTGCGTTAGAGCAATACTTTATCGAAAAAGGGGATTATAGAACTGCTCAAGAGATCCGTCAAGTTCTGGAATCCACTTCTAAGTAA
- the hpf gene encoding ribosome hibernation-promoting factor, HPF/YfiA family, whose protein sequence is MKIVFNWKNLDHSGTAEDYAGKKLERVSKYIQKLVSMEISFEQVHGLISANLNLAADGSKFNAQHEDKDIYSCIDGLEDKIVKQVSKHHDKKAAH, encoded by the coding sequence ATGAAAATCGTTTTTAATTGGAAAAATTTAGATCATTCCGGAACGGCAGAAGATTATGCCGGAAAAAAGTTAGAACGAGTCTCTAAATACATACAAAAATTGGTTTCGATGGAAATTTCATTCGAACAGGTTCATGGACTGATCAGCGCTAATCTGAATTTAGCCGCAGACGGAAGCAAGTTTAACGCACAACATGAAGACAAAGATATTTATTCCTGCATAGACGGTTTAGAAGATAAGATCGTAAAACAAGTAAGTAAACACCACGACAAAAAAGCCGCTCATTGA
- a CDS encoding tetratricopeptide repeat protein: protein MNRIIKIALILSISTAIYAEPETNVLESSLNNYTPETEVQLANKLTALGSLKQKTRDYEGAIAFYDQSLAVRTKIGDKESSGYALVLYLKSISEFRLGKSCQALENIKEVIHVYQKIGDLDSALHAEEEGLKKYQEACSLAFAK, encoded by the coding sequence ATGAACAGAATAATTAAAATTGCCTTAATTTTAAGCATCTCCACTGCAATTTATGCAGAACCTGAAACCAATGTGTTAGAGAGTTCGCTCAATAATTACACACCGGAGACAGAAGTCCAGCTGGCAAATAAGCTTACTGCCCTGGGAAGCCTAAAACAAAAAACCAGGGATTATGAAGGTGCAATCGCTTTTTATGATCAGTCCTTAGCTGTGAGAACAAAAATCGGTGATAAGGAAAGTTCCGGATACGCTCTAGTCCTGTATCTAAAATCCATCTCCGAATTCCGTCTCGGCAAATCCTGCCAAGCTTTAGAGAACATTAAAGAAGTTATCCATGTATACCAAAAGATTGGTGACCTTGATTCCGCTCTCCACGCAGAGGAAGAAGGTCTTAAAAAATACCAGGAAGCATGCAGCCTGGCTTTTGCGAAATAG
- a CDS encoding lysophospholipid acyltransferase family protein — protein sequence MSSKKIQKPHPGSSEKARKALRWFGRLYGSLFYKTEVYGLENVPQTGRVLVLSKHQRNDDIPLGLSKALYHRRMDIWAIMKDSLASPIYMDYFLKCGGIPLNRKEPRKSKNDLLFAKKVLNEGNMLVIFPEQTTIPYKMGKGRPGGFRFIVGKPEEPLPVLCLGLEYKPRGFLRRTSFIVRAGKLRYLTGDMDPEDFLHDCMHEIASLTNLKYPFEQAKKTNDSNGDLELLETIS from the coding sequence ATGTCATCGAAGAAAATACAAAAGCCTCATCCTGGAAGTTCCGAAAAAGCCAGGAAAGCCCTACGCTGGTTCGGAAGACTCTACGGTTCCTTATTTTATAAAACAGAAGTTTATGGATTAGAGAACGTACCTCAAACCGGAAGGGTCCTGGTACTCTCCAAACACCAAAGAAACGACGATATCCCGTTGGGACTCTCCAAAGCATTATATCATAGAAGAATGGATATCTGGGCGATCATGAAAGATTCCCTTGCTTCTCCCATTTATATGGACTATTTTCTAAAATGTGGAGGAATCCCCCTCAATAGAAAAGAACCTAGAAAAAGTAAAAACGACCTACTATTCGCTAAGAAAGTACTAAACGAAGGTAATATGCTCGTGATCTTTCCGGAACAAACCACAATTCCTTATAAAATGGGAAAGGGTCGCCCGGGCGGATTTAGATTCATTGTGGGAAAGCCGGAAGAGCCACTTCCTGTCCTATGCCTGGGATTGGAATATAAGCCAAGAGGATTCTTGCGTAGGACTAGCTTTATCGTCCGTGCTGGAAAACTTAGATACTTAACGGGGGATATGGACCCGGAAGATTTCCTCCATGACTGTATGCACGAGATCGCAAGCCTCACAAATCTCAAATACCCATTCGAACAGGCTAAAAAGACGAACGATTCAAATGGAGATCTAGAACTTCTCGAAACAATCTCCTAG